DNA from Deltaproteobacteria bacterium:
AAGCCCTAGATGATGTCTGGAACAAAGTCCGGCGGCGGGAATTACCGTTGAAACATCAGGGGCTTAGCTAAGACCAAGGTCGCACACATGAGAGTTTGCGTGGAGCCATCGGCAAAGCGCCTGGGGGAAATCGACCGGTGGATTTGCCCTTTTCAGGGGCAAATGCGCCGATCGCCTAGCGGGCGCGCTGAATTATCTTCTCGTCAGCGGCGCGCGCCGCAGCGCGGTGAGATCGCGCGCGCCGACGCACAGCATACTGACTTTGAGCTCGTGAATGACTTTGCTGATCGCTTCGATCACCGCATCTGCGGATTCGATCGCTGCGGCTAGCAGCGGTTGTCCGAAGGCGCCGATGTCAGCGCCCAACGCGATGGCTTTGGCGATGTCGACGCCGGTGCGGATGCCGCCTGAAGCGACGAGGGGAATCTCCGGCATGGCTTGGCGAATCGACACCAGCGCTTCTTCCGTCGGAATGCCCCAGTCGGCAAAGCTCGTGTCCGCGCGTTGGCCTGCTTGGGCGGCGCGCTGCGCTTCGACGGCCGACCACGATGTGCCGCCCTTGCCGGCGACATCGATCGCTCTAACACCCGCCTGAACCAAACGGCACGCCACGTCGACCGCAATGCCGTTGCCGACCTCTTTGGCTATCACGGGCACTTCGATTTCAAGGCATACGGTAGCGATCTTGTCGACCAGGCCCTTAAAATTTCGATTACCTTCGGGCTGGACGGCCTCCTGCAACACGTTCAAATGAAAAATCAGCGCGTCGGCGCCGATCATTGCCACTGCGCGCCGGCACTGCTCGATGCCGTAGCCGTAGTTCAACTGCACCGCGCCGAGATTGCTGCAGAGCAAAATATCCGGCGCGACGTCGCGCACCTGAAACGAGCTCACTGCCGACGGCTCTTCGATGGCAACGCGCTGCGAGCCCACACCCATGCCGATGCCCAAGGCTTGCGCGGCGGCCGCCAAATTGCGATTGACCTTGCGCGCCAGGTCGAAGCCGCCGGTCATCGATGAAATCAAGATCGGCGCGCGCAGCCGTTTGCCGAGAAAGCTCGTCGATAGATCGAGCTCGTCGATATCGAGCTCGGGGAGCGCGTTGTGAACGAAGTAATAGCGATCCAATCCGGTGCGCGATGGACCGGTGACGCGCTCGGTATCGAGGCAAATTTCGAGGTGTTCTTTTTTGCGTTGCTGGGTTTTGGTGAGGGCTTTACGCACCCTGCGCGCTGGCATAGCGAAGTCGTTTCGAGTTCCGCGTTTAGAGTTCCTGGTTGCGGCTTGGTGTCAAATTCGCCGACGGCGTCCTGGGAAAGTGCTGAGCTCCTCTTCGCTGCATCGGCAAGAATGGATCAGCGCTTCTTGGCGGCGCGCCGCGCCTTGGCCACGTCGATCGTCGTCGTCTTGCCCGCGTCCGGGTGGCGGCTCATGCCGTCGTCGTCCCAGCGGTGGAACAACGACACATCGATATCGAACTGATCGAGAATGCGCGCGACAGTTTGATTGATCACATCGTCGAGCGTCTTGGGCCGATGATAGAACGCCGGCACCGGTGGAAAGATCACCGCGCCCATTTGCGTTAGCGTCACCATCGCTTGCAAGTGGCCCAAATGCAGCGGGGTTTCGCGTACCACGACAACCAGCTTCTTGCGCTCCTTGAGCACCACGTCGGCGGCGCGGACCAAAAGATCGCCGCCTAGAGAATGGGCAATGCCGCCCATCGATTTCATCGAGCAGGGCGCGATCACCATGCCGGCGGTGCGAAACGAGCCGCTCGAAATACTCGCACCGACGTTGTTGATGTCATGAACCACGTCGGCCATCGCCTCGACGTCTTTGACGGAATAGGGCGTCTCGACCTGGATGGTCATCTTGCCGGCCTTGCTTAACACCAAATGGGTTTCGATGTCATCGACCTTCGAGAGGATTTCCAGCATGCGCACGCCGTAGATCGCGCCGGTGGCGCCGGACACGGCGATAATCAGTCGTTTCTTTTGATTCAATCTAATATTCCCCGCAGCTTGCTGCGGGCTCCATCAAATAGGGTTTCAAAAGGGGCGAGCATCCCCTTTGGTCGTCTGCTGGGTCAACACCCGGCAGACGAAACACCCTTGGGTTATTGGACAAATTCCAGGGTCAATTGATCGCCGTCGTTCACTCTAAACTTATCTTTCAGCCGCACCGGCGCAACCACTTCGATCTTGTCGGCGGGATAGTCAGAGACTGCCGGCAACAATATCGCGCCGCGCACCGAGCGATTGCCCATCAAAACCGGACGCGTGATATCGACCAGAAAAATCTGCGCGCTGCACGCTCCCGCCTCGGTCGGCAGCTCGACTCCGGTTATTTCTTTCTGCGCGCGTTGCCAAATCAGCGCGTCATCTTCCGTGCGCGGACGCAGGTTCAGGGTCGCGGGAAAGGGCGCGTAGCCCAGAGTCTGCAGCAGCGCCTGTTGCACCCAATCCAGCGCCATGAAAACCGACGCTCGGCCGAGATCGGAGAACACCGTGCCGGTCAATTTGAGGTTCATCGTCGCTGCAATCTAATGACCCGACAGCGACGCCGCCTTGCCGCCGCGCCGCACTTTGATCACTTCACCGAGAATCGACAATGCAATCTCCGCCGGAGTCTCCGTGCCAATATCGAGGCCGATGGGCGCGTAGATGCGTTCGATCGCTTCCTCACCAACCTTGTCTTCGTCACGAAAGCGTTGGAAACAGGCTTTGATGCGCCGCTTGCTGCCGATCATGCCGATATATTTCGCCTGGCTGTGCATGATCACGCGCAGGCAGGGCTCGTCGTAGGCATGGCCGCGGGTGATCAGCACGATGTAACAAGCCGGCGAGATGGTCATGTCTTTTAACATCTGTGCCATGTCGCCGACCAGAACTTGATCCGCGTCGGGGAAACGCTCGCGATTGGCAAAGGCGATGCGATCGTCGGTCACCGTGACATGGAAGTCGAGAACCTTGGCCATTTGCACCAGCGGCACGGCGATGTGACCGGCGCCGACGACAATCAACCGCGGCGGCTCGGGCATGACTTCAAAAAACACTTCGAGCTTGCCTTCACTGCCAGGAATTTTGAGCTCGACGAGCTGGGATTTTTCCGCGCGCAGATGTTTTTCGCTTTCAACAACGATCGCCTGAACGATCTTAGCGTCGCCAATCGTATGCACGCGCGCCTGGCCGTCGCGCACCAGACACTTGGCACCAGCCTCGACGGCAAACTTGCCCTCGACTTCAACGACGGTCGCGAGCACCGCGGCGGCGCCCTGCTCGTTGATCTGTACCAGCTCTTCGGAAAGCGAACTCATTTTGCGCCCGCCGCCTCCTGATCGCGCTCCTTCCACCACGGGTCAATGAAAACATTCATAATGCCGCCGCACACCGCCGGGCTATCCGACGAAATGTCGTCGAGCAAATCGACGCGCACGGTGCGCGGCTTGCGCGTACGGATGACTTCGATGGCCTCGCGCTTGACGTCCGCTTCACCGCAGCCGCCGCCGATGGTGCCGAGGATTTCACCCCAGGCGGTCACCACCATCTTGGCGCCCACTTCGCGCGGCGTCGAACCCTTGGTCGACACGATGGTCGCCACCGCCAAAGTCTCGCCCTTGTCAAGAAACTCTTTGACTTGGTGATAGACGGTATCTTTTTTCTTGCCGTCGAGATCTTCACCGGTATAACAAGCGCCAGGACCAGCCATGGGTCACCTCCGTTCAAATTTGCGGATGGAGGATGGAAGATTGAGGATCGCTGAAACTCCGATCCGCCATTTTCAATTTTCCATTGTCCATTTTCAACTATTACGCAACCATCTTCTGCAACGTCCGCCCAAGGGCGACGAGACTGTTCACGTTGTGCACCGACAAAAACAAATCGAGATACGGCAGCGCCGCCTGCATGCCTTTGCACAGCGGCTCATAGTTGTCGCTCGCGAGCAGCGGATTGAGCCAGATAATCTTCTTGGCGCGCCGCTTGATGTCCTGCATCTCGCGCTCCAGCAGGCTGACGTCGCCGCGATCCCACCCGTCGCTGATGATCACCACTACTGTGCGGGCACTGACCATGCTCGGGGCAAATTGGCGGTTGAACGTGTGCAGCGAGCGGCCGATGTTGGTGCCGCCCGACCAACCGAGTATGCTGCCGGAGATTTTTTCCAGGGCGTCAACGATATTTTTGGTGCGGATCAAATGGGTAATGCGCGACAGCGACGTGCTAAAGACAAACGTCTCGACGCCCCACAGCTCATTTTGCAGACCGTACATGAACTGGATCAAAAAACGGCTGTAGCAATCCATCGAGCCGCTGACGTCGCAGAGCAAGATCACTTTGGTTTTCTTGATGCGTCGTTTGCGATTGACCAGTTGGACGACTTCGCCGCCGTATTTCATGCTCTTGCGCATGGTCGAGCGCGGGTCCACGGTGTCGCCCTTGCTGCCGACTTTTTTCCGCCGGCTGATCTGCGTGGCGATTTTGGTCGCAATCAACAAAATCGCCCGGGCAATGGCGCGGCTCTCTTCGACGCCCATCTCGCTGAAGTCCTTGCGATTCATCAGCTCCTGGGCGCTATAGGTGGGCACGGAAAACTCGTCGAGGTTTTCTAGCGGAATATTTTCCTGCGCCATGGCTTCAGCCAAGGCCTCCTCCAAGCCACCCTCTTCGTCGCCACCCTCGGAAGCCTGTGACTCGGTCGGCGTCCCCTGAATCTCCATGGTCTCCATCTGCACGCGCTCGTAGGCCTGCTCGCGCCAGAAGCAATCGAACAGCGTATCAAAAACCGGGAAATCTTCCTTTTGTGAAATCAGATTGGAGCGCAATAGCGCGCGAAAGTCGTCTCGCTCAGCAATGTCGACAAGATCGGACGAGCGCGCCGCGTCGAGCACCTGGCTCAAGCTGACTTTGACGCCGAGCTGCTTCAGCGCCCGCCCAAAGGCCATCATGTTGGGCAGCGTGCCGTGGCCGCGCACGGAGGAAACGCCGCTGACGGCCGCGGCGATCTGTTCAGGAGTGATTTCCATGACTCAATAGAAAACTAACTCACCAACTCCGGCGACATTCTCAACAATGTATCCAAATTCAACTGCTTATTCTCCACTTGTTCGCGCAGGTGGTGCAAGTCTTCACGATATTTAAAAACGCAGCCCATCGTCTCCACCACGCTCTGATCGTCGAGGCTCTTGCGATTGAGCGCAATCAACGCCGACGCCCAGTCCAAAGTCTCCGCCACCCCCGGCCGCTTGTAGAAGTTCATCTCGCGGACTTTTTGCATGAAGGCGCAGATCTGCTTGGCCATGTTGCCCTCGACTTCGGGGAACTTGGTCGTGATAATTTCGTATTCCTTCTCGAAGCTCGGGTACTCGATCCAATGATACAAGCAGCGGCGCTTGAGCGCGTCATGAATTTCCCGCGTCCGGTTCGAGGTCAGAAAAACGTACGGCCGATGCTTGGCCGCGATGGTGCCCAATTCGGGAATCGTGATCTGAAAATCGGAAAGCACTTCGAGCAGGAACGCTTCAAACTCCATATCGGCGCGATCGATCTCGTCGATCAACAACACCGGCGGATTGGTGCCGCTGGTCTGGATCGCTTCGAGGAGCGGTCGTTTCACCAGATAGTCTTCGGTAAAGATCTCGGTTTCGACTTTTTGCTTGTCGCCTTTTTCGATCTCTTCGAGCTTGATGTGCAGCATCTGCTTCGGATAGTTCCACTCGTAGAGCGCCGTGTTGGCGTCGAGCCCTTCGTAGCACTGCAAACGAATCAACTTGGCGCCCAGCACCTTCGACAGCACCTTGGCGATCTCGGTTTTCCCGACGCCGGCTTCACCTTCCAAAAGCAGCGGCTTGCCCATCACCAGCGAAAGATAAACGACCGTTGCCAAAGACCGGTCGCAAACGTATTTTTCGGTGCGGAGAATTTCTTGGACTTTTTCGATGGATAGTTGGTTTACGTTCACGCGTGCCTCACGTTGGGAAATTCTGACAAACCCGAAATCGAATCACCATACTCCGTTTCCGGATATCGATCAATGTCAGCAAGCGGCCGATTTAGCTCGACTAAACGAGTTTCTCTTTGCCGTCCCACTTCTCAGCCCAGTCCTCTTTGTCGAGCTGTGGGTCGAGATAGGCGAGGCGAAAATCCGAAACTCCCTCCCGCAGAGTAAATGAGTTACGGTAAGCGCCGGCACCGCCATCGGCGTTCGCCGGCAGCTCCTCTTCCAATGTTAAAGCACCACCCGGGCCCTCGCCTTCGCGATCAAAGCGCAGGTTGATCTTGGCCATGCCGCGGCCGCCCATGGCGACGGAATAGGCCGAAATGAAACTCAGCTCTTTTTCCTCGCCTTGGTAATAAATGGAAGCATCCTGGGGCGCTGGTCGTAGTGGATACGACGAGCGAATGTAGCTCCCCAACAGATCCATCACTGAACGCAGGTGCTGATTCTTTTCAAATACGGCTTCGGTCTTTTTCGCAGCTCCTTGGCCCAGCGACATGGCAGCGTAGAGCACCACGCCCAGCAGCGCAAATAGCGAGAGCGCCAGCATCACCTCGATCAAGGTGAAGCCCGTGCGGCTCGCCAATTTTTGCGAAAGCCTCATGACTCTACGGCTTCTTACGCACCAGGCGCAAGGTTTTGAGCTCAACGCGCCGCTCGCGGCCACCGTCGTCGACGGATAGCTCGAGGGCAACCTCTTTAAGTTCCAAGTTTGAGCCGAGATTGAGCGACGGTGTCGGCTCGCGCAAGGTCTGCACCTGCAGCTTCCAACGGCCTTTTTCTTGGTAGGTGCCCTGCTCGCCGCCGTCTTCCATTTTCGATTTGGCCAAGACGTTGTCCATGATCAAGCGACCGTAAGCCAGGGCCTCGGTCTGCACGGTGCTCTTTGAACCCAATCGCAAGCCCAGTGAAAACACTTCGAGCAGAGTCACCACGCCGATGCCGACGATGGTCATGGCCACCAGCACTTCGAGCAACGTGAAGCCGCCGGCGCTCTGATATCCACGGCTCGTTTTCATGAGCGCTCATCGTGCAGCACTTCGACCCGGCCGGTGAGCGGGTGCAAGCGCACCGAATAGGCGGCGCCATCGCCGCCGACGCGAATCGTGCCGCCCAAGTTACTGCCGTTGGGAAAAAACAGAAATTGGCGCAGGTCGCGCTCGGTCGTCTCACCGCCTTGGACGTCGATGAACCTCAGGTTGGCCGCCAACGACACTTCTTGCCCGGAGGGCCCAACATAGGAGTTGCTGGCGAGATTGAGGGTCAACTGCTGCGGATAGCCTTCGGTACGGGCGCGATCGCTCGAATCGCGCGCCACGGCTGCAAGAGTGACGGCGGTTTGGCGCGCTTCGCGACTTTTTAGCCCCCGCTCAATGGCGGGCACAGCAATGACACTGCTGATCCCCAGAAGTACCAAAACCAGGATCAGCTCGATCAGCGAAAAGCCATCGCTATTTTTCCCAACTCGTAACATCGCGATTATCGCCATCACCGCCGGCGGTGCCATCGGCGCCATAGGAAAGCAGATCGAATGCGCCATGATCGCCGGGGCTCTTGTAAACGTAGGCTTTGCCCCAAGGATCGAGCGGCATGTCTTTTTTCAAGTAAGGCCCATCCCACTTGTCGACACTGCCGGGTTTGCGCACCAGCGCGTCGAGGCCCTCTTCGCTGGTTGGATAACGGCCAATGTCGAGGCGAAATGTGTCGAGCGCCGTGCCCAGCAGCTCGATCTGCGCCTTGGCCGCCTTGATCTTGGCCTTTTCCTCCTGCCGGATGAAGCGCGGACCCACCAGGGCCGCCAAAAGACCGATGATGATCATCACGACCAGTAGTTCGACGAGGGTAAAACCACTATTGCTTCGGGTAAATTTCATAAACTTAGAATGGTAAATCATTGATACTAAAAATCGCCAACAACATCGAGATCACCACCACGCCAATGATCAGACCCATGGTGAGAATCAGCGCCGGCTCAAGGATCGACGTCAGCCGTTTGGTGGTGCGTTTGACGTCCTGGTCATAGTGTTCCGCCACTTCGTTGAGCATGGTTTCGAGCTTGCCGGTCTCTTCGCCCACCGAAATCATACTCAAGGCCAAGGTTGGGAAAAGTCCGCTGTCGCCCAGCGGCCGCGCCATTCCCTTGCCCTCACGCACGCGCACCTGCACTTGGCTGATGGCCCGCGATAGCAAAGTGTTGCCGATCACTCCTTGCACCGTGCCGAGCGCCTCGAGCAGCGGCACACCGCCGCGCAACAACGCCGCCAAGGTGCGCGAGAAACGCGCGGTTTCGAACTTGCGCACGAGCTCGCCCAGCAGTGGCAACCGCAAACTCAGCCGGTCCCACTCGCCGCGCCCCTCGGGCGTGCGCAGATAGTAAACGCCAAAGACCACCAGCACAATCAGGCCCGCCAGAATAAACCAGCCATAGTGGGTCAACAGTTGGCTGAAGTCGAGCACGACCTTGGTAATCCAAGGGAGCGCCTGGCCGACATCCTTAAAAATCACCGAAAACTTGGGAATGACGTAAACAAACAACACCGTCAAGGACAGGCCGGCGGCGCCGGCCAAGATCACCGGATAGATCAACGCCGATTTCAAGTCCTCTTTCAACGCCAGCGAACGTTCCAGGTATTCGACCAGATAGCGCAGCACGGCGTCCAAGATGCCGCCCGCTTCACCGGCGCGAATCATGTTCACGTAAATCTTTGGAAAGACGTCGGGGTGCTCGCCCATGGACGCCGCCAGCGACTTGCCGGCGCGCACCGCTTCCAAGAGCGTGCGCATGACCCGGGTAAAGTGCTCGCCTTCGATCAGGCTGCCGAGAATCGACAAACTGCGGTCGAGTGGCAGGCCGGCGGCGAGCAGCGTGCTGAGCTCCTGGGTAAACTGCAAAAGCTCGGTCTGGGTGATCTTGTTGCGCTTGAAAAGCGGCGCCCGCGCCTCGTGTCCGGCGAGCGCGCCTTCGCGCGGCAAGGTGATGCGCAGCGGCACGCAGCCCATTTCGCGCAGGCGCGACACGACGCTCTGCTCCACCTCGGCTTCCATGATGCCTTCGACGATCTTGCCGCCCTGGTCGGCGGCCCGGTATTGGGAAAAAGCCATGGCGGAGCTCAGCGCAGGACTCTTTGCAAACTTCGTTTCGCGGGGTGATGGCGTGCTGGAGTGTTGGAGTGTTGGGTGTCGGATGTGACTAAGTCGAATAACGCGACTGACAAGGCACGAAACCCAATATTCCAGTACTCCATCACTCCAAGTGTTCCTACACTTCTTCCCGCGTCACGCGCAGCACCTCTGCCAGGGTCGTCACGCCCTGCGCGACCTTGTCCCAACCATCGTCGCGCAAAGGCCGCATGCCTTGCTGTATGGCCAAATTGCGGATCGAGCCGGCATCGGCGCGCTGAACAACGATTCTGCAGATCTCGGCGGTCGCGGGCAGCAATTCATAGATGCCAATGCGGCCTAGGTAGCCGGTGCCGCTGCAATTTTCACAACCGCCCGGTTCCCACATGACGGCGTTGCCGTTGCCAAACTGCTGCTTCAACTCGAAGTCGCGGCTATCGACGCCGGCAAACGGCACTTCCTTGCGACAGCGCGGGCAGAGCCGGCGCACCAAACGTTGCGCCAACACGCCCAACAAGGACGACGCCAAAAGATAGTCCTGCACGCCCATTTCCAAAAGCCGCGAGATCGCGCCGGCGGCGTCATTGGTATGCAGGGTCGAGAACACCAGGTGACCGGTGAGCGCCGCTTGCACGGCGATCTCCGCCGTCTCGGCGTCGCGGATTTCGCCGACCATGATGACATCGGGATCCTGGCGCACAATCGAGCGCAAGCCATTGGCGAAGGTCAAGCCGATCTGCGGCTTGACTTGGATTTGATTGACGCCCGACAACTGGTATTCCACCGGATCTTCAATGGTGATGATTTTCTTGCCCGGGTCGTTGATCTTTTCCAGCGCACCGTAAAGCGTTGTCGTCTTACCGCTGCCGGTGGGTCCCGTGACCAGAATCATGCCGTGCGGCTTGGCGATCATGTCGTTGAACTGCTGCAGTAACGTCGG
Protein-coding regions in this window:
- a CDS encoding type 2 isopentenyl-diphosphate Delta-isomerase; the protein is MPARRVRKALTKTQQRKKEHLEICLDTERVTGPSRTGLDRYYFVHNALPELDIDELDLSTSFLGKRLRAPILISSMTGGFDLARKVNRNLAAAAQALGIGMGVGSQRVAIEEPSAVSSFQVRDVAPDILLCSNLGAVQLNYGYGIEQCRRAVAMIGADALIFHLNVLQEAVQPEGNRNFKGLVDKIATVCLEIEVPVIAKEVGNGIAVDVACRLVQAGVRAIDVAGKGGTSWSAVEAQRAAQAGQRADTSFADWGIPTEEALVSIRQAMPEIPLVASGGIRTGVDIAKAIALGADIGAFGQPLLAAAIESADAVIEAISKVIHELKVSMLCVGARDLTALRRAPLTRR
- a CDS encoding UbiX family flavin prenyltransferase, with protein sequence MNQKKRLIIAVSGATGAIYGVRMLEILSKVDDIETHLVLSKAGKMTIQVETPYSVKDVEAMADVVHDINNVGASISSGSFRTAGMVIAPCSMKSMGGIAHSLGGDLLVRAADVVLKERKKLVVVVRETPLHLGHLQAMVTLTQMGAVIFPPVPAFYHRPKTLDDVINQTVARILDQFDIDVSLFHRWDDDGMSRHPDAGKTTTIDVAKARRAAKKR
- a CDS encoding DUF120 domain-containing protein, producing MNLKLTGTVFSDLGRASVFMALDWVQQALLQTLGYAPFPATLNLRPRTEDDALIWQRAQKEITGVELPTEAGACSAQIFLVDITRPVLMGNRSVRGAILLPAVSDYPADKIEVVAPVRLKDKFRVNDGDQLTLEFVQ
- a CDS encoding XdhC family protein, which produces MAGPGACYTGEDLDGKKKDTVYHQVKEFLDKGETLAVATIVSTKGSTPREVGAKMVVTAWGEILGTIGGGCGEADVKREAIEVIRTRKPRTVRVDLLDDISSDSPAVCGGIMNVFIDPWWKERDQEAAGAK
- a CDS encoding VWA domain-containing protein, which produces MEITPEQIAAAVSGVSSVRGHGTLPNMMAFGRALKQLGVKVSLSQVLDAARSSDLVDIAERDDFRALLRSNLISQKEDFPVFDTLFDCFWREQAYERVQMETMEIQGTPTESQASEGGDEEGGLEEALAEAMAQENIPLENLDEFSVPTYSAQELMNRKDFSEMGVEESRAIARAILLIATKIATQISRRKKVGSKGDTVDPRSTMRKSMKYGGEVVQLVNRKRRIKKTKVILLCDVSGSMDCYSRFLIQFMYGLQNELWGVETFVFSTSLSRITHLIRTKNIVDALEKISGSILGWSGGTNIGRSLHTFNRQFAPSMVSARTVVVIISDGWDRGDVSLLEREMQDIKRRAKKIIWLNPLLASDNYEPLCKGMQAALPYLDLFLSVHNVNSLVALGRTLQKMVA
- a CDS encoding MoxR family ATPase, with the protein product MNVNQLSIEKVQEILRTEKYVCDRSLATVVYLSLVMGKPLLLEGEAGVGKTEIAKVLSKVLGAKLIRLQCYEGLDANTALYEWNYPKQMLHIKLEEIEKGDKQKVETEIFTEDYLVKRPLLEAIQTSGTNPPVLLIDEIDRADMEFEAFLLEVLSDFQITIPELGTIAAKHRPYVFLTSNRTREIHDALKRRCLYHWIEYPSFEKEYEIITTKFPEVEGNMAKQICAFMQKVREMNFYKRPGVAETLDWASALIALNRKSLDDQSVVETMGCVFKYREDLHHLREQVENKQLNLDTLLRMSPELVS
- a CDS encoding prepilin-type N-terminal cleavage/methylation domain-containing protein, with protein sequence MRLSQKLASRTGFTLIEVMLALSLFALLGVVLYAAMSLGQGAAKKTEAVFEKNQHLRSVMDLLGSYIRSSYPLRPAPQDASIYYQGEEKELSFISAYSVAMGGRGMAKINLRFDREGEGPGGALTLEEELPANADGGAGAYRNSFTLREGVSDFRLAYLDPQLDKEDWAEKWDGKEKLV
- a CDS encoding prepilin-type N-terminal cleavage/methylation domain-containing protein, encoding MKTSRGYQSAGGFTLLEVLVAMTIVGIGVVTLLEVFSLGLRLGSKSTVQTEALAYGRLIMDNVLAKSKMEDGGEQGTYQEKGRWKLQVQTLREPTPSLNLGSNLELKEVALELSVDDGGRERRVELKTLRLVRKKP
- a CDS encoding prepilin-type N-terminal cleavage/methylation domain-containing protein, whose protein sequence is MAHSICFPMAPMAPPAVMAIIAMLRVGKNSDGFSLIELILVLVLLGISSVIAVPAIERGLKSREARQTAVTLAAVARDSSDRARTEGYPQQLTLNLASNSYVGPSGQEVSLAANLRFIDVQGGETTERDLRQFLFFPNGSNLGGTIRVGGDGAAYSVRLHPLTGRVEVLHDERS
- the gspG gene encoding type II secretion system protein GspG → MIYHSKFMKFTRSNSGFTLVELLVVMIIIGLLAALVGPRFIRQEEKAKIKAAKAQIELLGTALDTFRLDIGRYPTSEEGLDALVRKPGSVDKWDGPYLKKDMPLDPWGKAYVYKSPGDHGAFDLLSYGADGTAGGDGDNRDVTSWEK
- a CDS encoding type II secretion system F family protein — protein: MAFSQYRAADQGGKIVEGIMEAEVEQSVVSRLREMGCVPLRITLPREGALAGHEARAPLFKRNKITQTELLQFTQELSTLLAAGLPLDRSLSILGSLIEGEHFTRVMRTLLEAVRAGKSLAASMGEHPDVFPKIYVNMIRAGEAGGILDAVLRYLVEYLERSLALKEDLKSALIYPVILAGAAGLSLTVLFVYVIPKFSVIFKDVGQALPWITKVVLDFSQLLTHYGWFILAGLIVLVVFGVYYLRTPEGRGEWDRLSLRLPLLGELVRKFETARFSRTLAALLRGGVPLLEALGTVQGVIGNTLLSRAISQVQVRVREGKGMARPLGDSGLFPTLALSMISVGEETGKLETMLNEVAEHYDQDVKRTTKRLTSILEPALILTMGLIIGVVVISMLLAIFSINDLPF
- a CDS encoding type II secretion system protein GspE, whose protein sequence is MPPPFRRWLFTSRIEALFGPGSGSEAGVPGVAREIEGAVDDEDVAHLRDMASEVPVIRMGHQMLVRALESRASDVHIEPFENQLKIRYRIDGILHEVESPPKQLKAAVISRLKILAQLNIAERRLPQDGRIKIRLAGKDVDMRIATVPTLYGESVVIRLLERSQIFTQLDSLGFPPTLLQQFNDMIAKPHGMILVTGPTGSGKTTTLYGALEKINDPGKKIITIEDPVEYQLSGVNQIQVKPQIGLTFANGLRSIVRQDPDVIMVGEIRDAETAEIAVQAALTGHLVFSTLHTNDAAGAISRLLEMGVQDYLLASSLLGVLAQRLVRRLCPRCRKEVPFAGVDSRDFELKQQFGNGNAVMWEPGGCENCSGTGYLGRIGIYELLPATAEICRIVVQRADAGSIRNLAIQQGMRPLRDDGWDKVAQGVTTLAEVLRVTREEV